The DNA window CATCCAGCTCCAGTGCCTAGCCCCTCGAGGTCAAATAAGTGAGTGCCATAAAAAGTCAAAGTGCGGACTTTTTTTGTCCCAGAACATTTGCTTGTCGGGGCTGAACGAGGCACTTGCGCCTTTGAGATTAAAACCAATCAAATATCTTTTTAAACCAGCCTTTATCCTTATCTGGATCTTCCTCTGGCTGTTTTTCTTCTACCTCTTCATAATGATCAACGTGGTCCATACAGTATTCTGTCGGTTCGGTCCCTTTTACATAATAAGTGAGTCTTGATATTGGACATGCATTTGTAGCAAGTTTACCGTTGTCGGGATTAACATAGACACCAATCACACCTTCAGTCGGCTTAAAAGCAGTAACGTTTCTTCCTGTATGTGCCTCTTCCATAAAATCAGCCCAGATTTTTTTAGCATACTGTTTTTCTGCGGTTAATGTTATTCTTTCATCGCGGTCATAGCCAGTCCAAATTCCAGCCACAAGCTGTGGTGAATAGCCAATCATCCAGCTATCTGTTTTTGTACTTCCTGTTTTTCCGGCATATTGACGCGTTAATGAATTCGTAATGGTTTGTCCGGTTACACGGGTATAATCATTTAACTTTGCATCAAATATTCCTGTCATCATATGTGTTGTCACAAATGCAAGGTTTGGATCAAGAACTTGTTCCTTGCTTTGTTCAGCTTCATAGATCACATCACCCTTATGATCGACAACTTTTTTTATAAAAACGGGAGTAATCTTTTGACCACCATTGCCAATGACACCATAAGCATTTACCATATCAATGACTCTAACTGTAGAAGTCCCTAGTGCTAAGGAAGGCACATTTACTAGGTCACTTGTAACACCTAATTTTTTTGCCATATTAACAAGAGAATTTTCCCCGATAAAGACATGGGTTTTAACTGCGAAAACATTATCTGATAATGCCAATGCTTGAGCTAGTGTAATTGTACCGTTCGCATAGTAATTATTGAAATTATGAGGTGTATACTTGCTATTTCCATCATCGTAAAGGAAAGTAGTTACCTCACTTCTTAGTTCAGTAGAAGGGGTAAAGCCATTTTCAAGTGCTGCATAATAGAGAAAAGGTTTAAAGGTTGAACCTGGCTGCCTTTCTGCTTGGGTAACACGGTTAAATGGACTTTCTTCATAGTTCCTTCCACCAATTAATGCCTTTACCTCTCCGGTATACTGATCCATTGCCACAAAACCGAGTTGAATCTCAGAATCTGGGTTAACATTTTTGGCTACTTGTTCTTCTGCTACCTTTTGCAGCTTTGGATCGAGAGTCGTGTATACACGCAGTCCACCCATTTCAATCGTCTTTTCATCGATATTAGTCTGTGTTAATAACTCCTTTTTAACAGCATCTTGAAAATAAGGTGCAATTCTTTCTCTTCCTAAATCTTCACTTTTAAAAAATGCTAGATTCGTTTGATACACTTCTTCTGCTTCTTTTTTCGTAATGTATCCATTTGAAACCATCGAGTTCAAGATGATTTTTTGACGACTCTTCGCTTTTTCAAGGTTTTCATAAGGTGAATAACGACTAGGCCCTTTGGGGATTCCAGCTAACATACTTGATTCTGCGAGAGAAAGCTCATTAGCAGATTTGCCAAAGTAGTATTTGGATGCTGCTTCAATTCCATAGGCTCCATGACCATAATAGATTGTATTTAAATAGCCTTCTAAGATTTCTTTTTTACTATAGTTAATTTCAAGTCTAACCGTATAAAGAGCTTCAGTAATCTTACGACTCCACGTTTTATCATGCTCTAAAAATAGATTTCTAGCATACTGCTGGGTAATTGTACTAGCACCTTGGACCTTTGCCATTGCTTTAATATCAGCTATAGCAGCCCCAGCAATTCGTTTATAATCAAAACCGTTGTGTCGGTAAAAGTTTCGGTCTTCAATAGAAATCGTTGCGTCTATAATGGTAGGTGACATTTCCGAGAGCGGTACCCAATATCTTTTTTGACCTCGATGACTTTCCTCAATAATGGAGCCATCACTTGCATAAAAAAGGCTAGTTTGTGGTACTGCTAAAGGTGGAGCACCTTGAGATTTTGCATAGGCTAGTACGCCGAGGATACCTAGCATGAAAAAGATTGATAGGATTAATCCAATAATAAATAAAGCCCGAAGGTACTTAATTGTATTTTTTAAACGCCCACTCGTAATGATTTCCAATGAATTCACCTCACCTATTACAGACCAAATTGGCCATAGTTCTTCCGATCATTTTTCTTACTATCTAACAGTATTAGGCTATAAAGCTCTTTTTAAACGTGAAACTAGTAAAAAAAGTCTAGCTTTTTAGGTTGGATATTTTTAAAGGTATTTCGTAGAGATTGAAGAGTGGATTGGAGCGGAAGGAACTTGACTCCTGCGGGACGTAGAGGAAAGGTCGAGACCCCGCAGACGGAACGTCGAGGAGGCTCGACTTCCTCCCCGCGGAAAGCAAGTGCCTGCAGCGCAAAGGAACGGTCAACATTCAAAGCAATAAAACATTTAAAAACTTCCATAGATTCTTTACATTTTCGACACTTTACTCTATACTTTTTTCGTTAGCTAAGAATCATGGAAATACAGGAAAAGAATGCCTTTAAACACATAGATGAAATAGTTAATTTTTGGTTTGAAATGTTACCTAAAGGGTACTCTAAAAAATAATATGCTTATTTAGGAAAGGGAGTTGCTAAAGTGGAATTATGGTTTACTGAAAAACAAACAGAGAATTTTGGAATTACAGCAAAAATTAAGCGTACGTTACATACAGAACAAACAGAGTTTCAAAAGCTTGATATGGTAGAAACAGAAGAATTCGGAAATATGTTACTTTTAGATGGAATGGTTATGACTACAACAAAGGATGAGTTTGTATACCATGAGATGGTTGCTCACGTACCTTTATTTACACATCCGAATCCTGAGAACGTATTAGTTGTTGGTGGCGGAGATGGTGGAGTAATTCGTGAAGTTCTTAAACACCCTAGCGTGAAAAAAGCAACATTAGTTGATATCGATGGAAAAGTAATTGAGTACTCTAAAAAGTACTTACCTGAAATTGCGGGTAAATTAGAAGATCCACGAGTAGACGTACAAGTTGATGATGGCTTCATGCACATTGCTCAAAGCGAAAATGTATATGATGTAATCATGGTTGATTCTACTGAGCCAGTTGGACCTGCAGTTAACTTATTTACAAAAGGATTTTACGCTGGAATTTCAAAAGCACTTAAAGAAGATGGTGTGTTTGTTGCTCAAACGGACAACCCTTGGTTCACGCCTGAATTAATTACGAATGTGCAACGTGACGTGAAGGAAATCTTCCCTATCACACGTTTATACACTGCAAACATTCCAACATACCCAAGTGGCCTTTGGACATTTACAATCGGATCAAAAAAATATGATCCTCTTGAAGTAAGTGAAGAACGTTTCCACGAAATTGAAACTAAATACTATACGAAAGAGCTACACAAAGCGGCATTTGTTTTACCGAAATTTGTAGCTGACTTAATCAAATAAATAAATAAAAAAAGGGCGCCTTGTGTTAGGCGCCTCTTATCTATGAAAAACGGAGGAATGTAAAATGCGTTTTGACGAAGCTTATTCTGGTAATGTGTTTATTAAAAGTCACCCAAACTTTGAAGAAAGCAAAGCAGTTCTTTACGGAATGCCGATGGACTGGACAGTAAGCTACCGACCAGGTTCACGTTTTGGTCCTGCTCGTATTCGTGAAGTATCAATTGGATTAGAAGAGTACAGTGCTTATTTAGATCGCCATTTAGAAGAAGTGAAATACTTTGATGCAGGAGATATTCCATTACCGTTTGGAAATCCGCAAAAAAGCCTTGATGAGATTGAGAGCTTTGTTGATAAAGTCCTAGCTGAAGATAAATTTCCTTTAGGAATGGGTGGAGAGCATTTAGTGTCTTGGCCTGTTATTAAGGCAATGTATAAAAAGTATCCTGATTTAGCCATCATTCATATGGATGCACACACAGATTTACGTGACGATTATGAAGGGGAACCATTATCACATTCTACACCGATTAAAAAGGCTTGTGAGCTAATCGGTCCTAAAAACGTTTACTCATTTGGAATTCGTTCGGGAATGAGAGAAGAGTTTCAATGGGCTAAAGAAGTAGGAATGCACATTTCGAAATTTGAAGTACTTGAGCCATTAAAAGAAATTTTACCAACACTAGCAGGACGCCCGGTTTATGTAACGATTGATATCGATGTACTAGACCCTGCTCATGCACCTGGAACAGGAACAGTAGACGCAGGTGGAATTACATCAAGAGAATTACTAGCATCCATCCACGAAATTGCAAGATCAAAAGTAAACGTTGTTGGCGCAGACCTAGTAGAAGTAGCACCAATCTATGATCCTTCAGAACAAACAGCAAACACAGCAAGCAAACTCATCCGTGAAATGATTTTAGGATGGGTAAAGTAAAGAACAACTTTAAGAAGCCGTACTATTGAAAAATATAGTATGGTTTCTTAATTTTGTTTCCATATAGTGTTAATTAATTTAAACCTAGTGCGTTCCTTTACGCTGCAGGCACTTGCTTTCCGCGGGGAGGAAGTCGAGCCTCCTCGACGTTCCGTCTGTGGGGTCTCGACCTTTCCTCACTTCCCGCAGGAGTCAAGTGCCTTCCGCTCCAATCCACTCAAGGATAAATATATAGCAACAATCTCTTAAAGATTTTCATTGTTGGTGAAATTTAGTTTAGAATAACTAAGTACTAATTTGTCAATGTCAATAATTAGTTTCACCCTATATATCCTAGCTTATGTTTAGTGTTCGGTTATTCGCTAGAATCCACGAGACTCCTGCGGGAGTAGCACGTCAACGGGAGACCCCGCAGGTGCGGAGCGCCGAGGAGGCTCCCGGACTGCCCGCGGAAAGCGAGTGGATTCTAGCGAATAACCACCCCATGTACTTTGATAGACCTTTTTCTTGTAATATTATATTAAGTTTACCAACGATTGAAGTTTCAACACAGAATGATTATACTTATTAAGTTATATGGAATACTGATACAAATAGATGTTGTATCAAACCCAAATCTAAAGCTAATTACCTACATAATAAGGAAGTGCAATGCTAGTGAATCAACCTTTAGTGGCTGGACGGCCTATTAAAGTGAAACTGACTACAGAAATACGTCAAGCCAATCAAAAAGAGAATGTTACAATCGAGGCTAAAGGCCAATACTACATAAAAGATGAAGCGACATTCCTGCGATTTATCGAAAATAACGACACAGGAAACGTAAACACCATTATAAAAATAGCTGATGGAGAAGTGTTAATCCTCCGTTCAGGGGCTGTGAAAATGAGACAAGTCTTCACAAAAGGCAAAAAAGCAATCGGAAGCTATGAAAGCCCACATGGTGTGTTTGAGCTACTTACCGATACAAATAATATAGAATATACGCCATCAAAGCATTCTCTCAAAGGAAAACTCTTTCTTGCTTATAAGCTACAAATGCAAGGAGATCAGGTTGGTAGATATGCGATGACAATTACATATGAGGAGGAAAAAGCAAGGTGAATATCGTTGATCAAGTTAAAGAGAAATTAAAAGCCGAAATAAAAGATGCTGTTGTGAAGGCGGGTCTAGCAGTAGAAGATCAAGTTCCGGATGTTATTTTAGAATTACCAAAGGAAAAAGCACATGGGGACTATGCTACGAATATGGCTATGCAACTAGCAAGAGTGGCGAAAAAAGCTCCACGTATGATTGCAGAAAGCATTGTTGAGAACTTTGATAAATCAAAGGCTTCTATAGAAAAAATCGAAATTGCAGGACCTGGTTTTATCAATTTTTATATGAACAATGGTTATCTAACTGATTTAGTTCCGACCGTCCTAGAGGCTGGTCAGGCTTATGGAGAAACCAATATAGGAAACAACCAAAAAGTTCAACTAGAGTTTGTTTCTGCAAACCCTACAGGAGACCTTCATTTAGGACATGCTCGTGGTGCAGCTGTTGGTGATACATTATGTAACATTTTAGCTAAGGCAGGTTATGAGGTTTCACGTGAATACTACATCAATGATGCGGGAAATCAGATTAACAATTTAGCATTATCGGTTCAAGCTCGCTATTTCCAAGCTCTTGGTCAAGACTTCCCAATGCCAGAGGATGGCTATCATGGAGAAGATATAGTTGGAATTGGTAGAAAGCTTGTTGAAGAGTTTGGCGATAAGTATTCTGATGTATCAGAAGAAGAGCGTCTCGCATTTTTCCGTGAATACGGTCTTAAATATGAGATGGCAAAGCTTCAACATGACTTAAAGGAATTTAGAGTTGAATTTGATGAGTGGTACTCAGAAACTTCACTTTATCATAACGGTAAGATTGATGATGCATTAGCAGCTCTTCGTGATAAAGGACATATCTATGAAGAAGAAGGTGCAACTTGGTTCCGTTCTACGACATTCGGAGATGATAAAGACCGTGTGTTAATTAAAAATGATGGCTCTTATACGTATTTAACACCAGACATTGCCTATCATCAGGACAAGCTGAAGAGAGGATTTGAAAAGCTAATCAACATTTGGGGTGCAGACCATCATGGGTACATTCCTCGTATGAAAGCGGCTATTCAAGCATTAGGCTATGGAGCAGATACATTAGAGGTTGAAATTATCCAACTTGTTCATCTTTATAAAGACGGTGAAAAGATGAAGATGAGTAAACGTACGGGGAAAGCAGTAACGATGCGTGATTTAATAGAAGAAGTAGGTTTAGATGCGGTGCGTTATTTCTTCGCAATGAGAAGTTCAGATACACATCTTGACTTTGATCTGGACTTAGCAGTTTCACAGTC is part of the Cytobacillus luteolus genome and encodes:
- a CDS encoding transglycosylase domain-containing protein — encoded protein: MEIITSGRLKNTIKYLRALFIIGLILSIFFMLGILGVLAYAKSQGAPPLAVPQTSLFYASDGSIIEESHRGQKRYWVPLSEMSPTIIDATISIEDRNFYRHNGFDYKRIAGAAIADIKAMAKVQGASTITQQYARNLFLEHDKTWSRKITEALYTVRLEINYSKKEILEGYLNTIYYGHGAYGIEAASKYYFGKSANELSLAESSMLAGIPKGPSRYSPYENLEKAKSRQKIILNSMVSNGYITKKEAEEVYQTNLAFFKSEDLGRERIAPYFQDAVKKELLTQTNIDEKTIEMGGLRVYTTLDPKLQKVAEEQVAKNVNPDSEIQLGFVAMDQYTGEVKALIGGRNYEESPFNRVTQAERQPGSTFKPFLYYAALENGFTPSTELRSEVTTFLYDDGNSKYTPHNFNNYYANGTITLAQALALSDNVFAVKTHVFIGENSLVNMAKKLGVTSDLVNVPSLALGTSTVRVIDMVNAYGVIGNGGQKITPVFIKKVVDHKGDVIYEAEQSKEQVLDPNLAFVTTHMMTGIFDAKLNDYTRVTGQTITNSLTRQYAGKTGSTKTDSWMIGYSPQLVAGIWTGYDRDERITLTAEKQYAKKIWADFMEEAHTGRNVTAFKPTEGVIGVYVNPDNGKLATNACPISRLTYYVKGTEPTEYCMDHVDHYEEVEEKQPEEDPDKDKGWFKKIFDWF
- the speE gene encoding spermidine synthase — protein: MELWFTEKQTENFGITAKIKRTLHTEQTEFQKLDMVETEEFGNMLLLDGMVMTTTKDEFVYHEMVAHVPLFTHPNPENVLVVGGGDGGVIREVLKHPSVKKATLVDIDGKVIEYSKKYLPEIAGKLEDPRVDVQVDDGFMHIAQSENVYDVIMVDSTEPVGPAVNLFTKGFYAGISKALKEDGVFVAQTDNPWFTPELITNVQRDVKEIFPITRLYTANIPTYPSGLWTFTIGSKKYDPLEVSEERFHEIETKYYTKELHKAAFVLPKFVADLIK
- the speB gene encoding agmatinase, whose translation is MRFDEAYSGNVFIKSHPNFEESKAVLYGMPMDWTVSYRPGSRFGPARIREVSIGLEEYSAYLDRHLEEVKYFDAGDIPLPFGNPQKSLDEIESFVDKVLAEDKFPLGMGGEHLVSWPVIKAMYKKYPDLAIIHMDAHTDLRDDYEGEPLSHSTPIKKACELIGPKNVYSFGIRSGMREEFQWAKEVGMHISKFEVLEPLKEILPTLAGRPVYVTIDIDVLDPAHAPGTGTVDAGGITSRELLASIHEIARSKVNVVGADLVEVAPIYDPSEQTANTASKLIREMILGWVK
- a CDS encoding DUF1934 domain-containing protein; amino-acid sequence: MNQPLVAGRPIKVKLTTEIRQANQKENVTIEAKGQYYIKDEATFLRFIENNDTGNVNTIIKIADGEVLILRSGAVKMRQVFTKGKKAIGSYESPHGVFELLTDTNNIEYTPSKHSLKGKLFLAYKLQMQGDQVGRYAMTITYEEEKAR
- the argS gene encoding arginine--tRNA ligase; the encoded protein is MNIVDQVKEKLKAEIKDAVVKAGLAVEDQVPDVILELPKEKAHGDYATNMAMQLARVAKKAPRMIAESIVENFDKSKASIEKIEIAGPGFINFYMNNGYLTDLVPTVLEAGQAYGETNIGNNQKVQLEFVSANPTGDLHLGHARGAAVGDTLCNILAKAGYEVSREYYINDAGNQINNLALSVQARYFQALGQDFPMPEDGYHGEDIVGIGRKLVEEFGDKYSDVSEEERLAFFREYGLKYEMAKLQHDLKEFRVEFDEWYSETSLYHNGKIDDALAALRDKGHIYEEEGATWFRSTTFGDDKDRVLIKNDGSYTYLTPDIAYHQDKLKRGFEKLINIWGADHHGYIPRMKAAIQALGYGADTLEVEIIQLVHLYKDGEKMKMSKRTGKAVTMRDLIEEVGLDAVRYFFAMRSSDTHLDFDLDLAVSQSNENPVYYAQYAHARICSMLRQGQEMGVKLDGELELALISSEKEVDLLKKLGEFPAAVSEAAEKRLPHRITNYINELASTLHSFYNAEKVLDTENMDRTKARLALMKAVQITLQNSLALIGVSAPEKM